A genomic stretch from Gopherus flavomarginatus isolate rGopFla2 chromosome 3, rGopFla2.mat.asm, whole genome shotgun sequence includes:
- the QDPR gene encoding dihydropteridine reductase isoform X2 yields MAAAAEAHRVLVYGGRGALGAKCVQYFRAKHWWVASIDLAENEEANASVVVKMTDSFTEQADQVTADVEKLLGEQKVDAILCVAGGWAGGSAKAKSLYKNSDLMWKQSVWTSTISSHLATKHLKEGGLLTLTGAKAALAGTPGMVGYGMAKGAVHQLCQSLAGANSGLPSGSAALAVLPVTLDTPINRKSMPDADFSSWTPLEFLAETFYDWITGKNRPSSGSLIQVVTTGGKTELAAAHL; encoded by the exons ATGGCAGCGGCAGCAGAGGCGCACAGGGTGCTGGTGTATGGAGGCAGAGGGGCCCTGGGAGCCAAATGTGTGCAGTATTTCAGAGCCAAGCACTGG TGGGTTGCCAGCATTGACCTAGCAGAAAATGAAGAAGCTAATGCCAGTGTTGTTGTGAAAATGACCGACTCTTTCACTGAGCAAGCAGATCAG GTGACAGCAGATGTTGAAAAACTTCTGGGTGAACAGAAGGTGGATGCTATCCTGTGTGTAGCTGGAGGATGGGCAGGTGGCAGTGCAAAAGCTAAAT ctttATACAAAAATTCTGACCTGATGTGGAAACAGAGTGTTTGGACATCAACTATTTCCAGTCACTTAGCCACAAAACATCTGAAAGAAGGAGGCTTGTTGACTCTGACTGGAGCAAAAGCTGCTTTGGCTGGAACTCCAG GGATGGTTGGGTATGGCATGGCAAAAGGAGCAGTACATCAGCTTTGTCAGAGTCTAGCTGGTGCAAACAGTGGCTTGCCATCTGGGTCTGCTGCTCTTGCTGTTCTACC GGTTACTTTGGATACACCAATTAACAGGAAATCAATGCCTGATGCAGATTTCAGCTCCTGGACACCCCTAGAATTCCTTGCTGA AACCTTTTATGATTGGATCACAGGGAAGAACAGACCAAGCTCAGGCAGCCTAATCCAGGTGGTAACCACAGGAGGGAAGACAGAACTAGCTGCTGCACATCTTTGA
- the QDPR gene encoding dihydropteridine reductase isoform X1 — MAAAAEAHRVLVYGGRGALGAKCVQYFRAKHWWVASIDLAENEEANASVVVKMTDSFTEQADQVTADVEKLLGEQKVDAILCVAGGWAGGSAKAKSLYKNSDLMWKQSVWTSTISSHLATKHLKEGGLLTLTGAKAALAGTPGMVGYGMAKGAVHQLCQSLAGANSGLPSGSAALAVLPVTLDTPINRKSMPDADFSSWTPLEFLAEEEQTKLRQPNPGGNHRREDRTSCCTSLRLISVIVKTRQLRRL, encoded by the exons ATGGCAGCGGCAGCAGAGGCGCACAGGGTGCTGGTGTATGGAGGCAGAGGGGCCCTGGGAGCCAAATGTGTGCAGTATTTCAGAGCCAAGCACTGG TGGGTTGCCAGCATTGACCTAGCAGAAAATGAAGAAGCTAATGCCAGTGTTGTTGTGAAAATGACCGACTCTTTCACTGAGCAAGCAGATCAG GTGACAGCAGATGTTGAAAAACTTCTGGGTGAACAGAAGGTGGATGCTATCCTGTGTGTAGCTGGAGGATGGGCAGGTGGCAGTGCAAAAGCTAAAT ctttATACAAAAATTCTGACCTGATGTGGAAACAGAGTGTTTGGACATCAACTATTTCCAGTCACTTAGCCACAAAACATCTGAAAGAAGGAGGCTTGTTGACTCTGACTGGAGCAAAAGCTGCTTTGGCTGGAACTCCAG GGATGGTTGGGTATGGCATGGCAAAAGGAGCAGTACATCAGCTTTGTCAGAGTCTAGCTGGTGCAAACAGTGGCTTGCCATCTGGGTCTGCTGCTCTTGCTGTTCTACC GGTTACTTTGGATACACCAATTAACAGGAAATCAATGCCTGATGCAGATTTCAGCTCCTGGACACCCCTAGAATTCCTTGCTGA GGAAGAACAGACCAAGCTCAGGCAGCCTAATCCAGGTGGTAACCACAGGAGGGAAGACAGAACTAGCTGCTGCACATCTTTGAGACTGATCAGTGTGATTGTGAAAACAAGGCAATTGAGAAGGTTGTAA